In Massilia antarctica, the following are encoded in one genomic region:
- the pstS gene encoding phosphate ABC transporter substrate-binding protein PstS yields MTLLLSAFAAHAIDISGAGSSAAQPLYVKLADVYGKSQNVKLTYQPSGSSEGLKQAKAKTVEFGATDIAPSQADLKAGKLICFPSAVSGVVPVVNLPGLKRGEVQLTGELLADIFSRKITKWNDSRLTAANPGVALPDLAIAVIARQDGSGTTYNFSDYLSKVSPAWKQAYGRNFTVAWANGVTQVNGSNGAVSALKQTPGAIAYVDYQYVMQDKLAFTRLKNRDGKVVAPGADGFTAALLNSPWVTQAKYEEMLTDRVGPSTWPITSGTFIVAAQATNNPEKTIATLKFFAWGFAHGDSIVGNANFVRLPDAMQGRIFGDLTTITDASGAPLKWSLAEALNLR; encoded by the coding sequence TTGACACTTCTTCTCTCCGCATTTGCGGCCCACGCGATCGATATCAGCGGTGCCGGCTCGTCCGCCGCGCAGCCGCTGTATGTCAAACTCGCCGACGTGTACGGCAAGTCGCAAAACGTCAAGCTCACGTATCAGCCGAGCGGTTCCAGCGAAGGCCTCAAGCAGGCCAAGGCTAAAACCGTTGAATTTGGCGCCACCGACATCGCACCGTCGCAGGCAGACCTTAAAGCCGGCAAGCTGATCTGCTTCCCGAGCGCGGTCTCGGGCGTGGTGCCGGTTGTGAACCTGCCGGGCCTCAAGCGTGGCGAAGTCCAGCTGACCGGCGAACTGCTGGCCGACATCTTTTCGCGCAAGATCACCAAATGGAACGATTCCAGGCTGACCGCCGCCAACCCTGGTGTGGCGCTGCCTGACTTGGCCATTGCCGTGATCGCGCGCCAGGATGGCTCGGGGACCACGTACAACTTCAGCGATTATCTGAGCAAGGTTAGCCCTGCGTGGAAGCAGGCCTACGGCCGCAACTTCACGGTCGCGTGGGCCAATGGCGTGACCCAGGTCAACGGCAGCAACGGTGCGGTCAGCGCGCTCAAGCAGACTCCGGGCGCGATCGCCTATGTCGATTATCAATACGTAATGCAGGACAAGCTGGCGTTCACGCGCTTGAAAAACCGCGATGGCAAGGTCGTCGCGCCCGGCGCGGACGGTTTTACGGCCGCGCTGCTGAACAGCCCGTGGGTTACCCAGGCCAAGTATGAGGAAATGCTGACCGACCGCGTCGGCCCGTCCACGTGGCCGATCACGTCCGGCACTTTCATCGTCGCGGCGCAGGCGACCAACAACCCGGAGAAGACGATTGCCACCCTGAAGTTCTTCGCCTGGGGTTTCGCGCATGGTGATTCGATTGTCGGCAACGCCAACTTCGTGCGCCTGCCGGACGCCATGCAGGGCCGCATCTTTGGCGACCTGACCACGATCACCGATGCCAGCGGAGCGCCGCTCAAGTGGTCGCTGGCCGAGGCGCTCAACCTGCGTTAA
- a CDS encoding YdeI/OmpD-associated family protein, whose translation MPILDPRIDEYIANSAAFAQPILIHLRQVIHAACPDVEETIKWGMPFFLYHGMLCHFASFKAHCALSFWKGELLVAQDDSKGREAMGQFGRIASLKDLPPMKTLAGYFNKAMTLNTEGVKAPSRARPKVARELVVPDYLIAALEEQPGASEQFRAFSPGAMREYVDWLTEAKTESTRLRRLAQAVEWIAEGKQRNWKYTNC comes from the coding sequence ATGCCCATCCTCGACCCGCGTATCGACGAGTACATCGCCAACTCCGCTGCATTTGCGCAACCCATCCTGATCCACCTGCGTCAGGTGATTCATGCCGCCTGTCCCGATGTGGAAGAGACCATCAAATGGGGCATGCCGTTTTTCCTGTACCACGGCATGCTGTGCCATTTTGCGTCGTTCAAGGCGCATTGCGCTTTGAGCTTCTGGAAAGGGGAGCTGCTGGTGGCGCAAGACGATAGCAAGGGGCGCGAGGCGATGGGCCAGTTCGGGCGCATCGCCTCGCTCAAGGACTTGCCGCCGATGAAGACGCTCGCTGGCTACTTCAATAAGGCGATGACCTTGAACACGGAAGGTGTCAAGGCGCCGTCGCGCGCCAGGCCGAAGGTGGCGCGCGAGCTGGTGGTGCCGGATTACTTGATTGCTGCGCTGGAAGAGCAACCTGGCGCCAGCGAGCAATTCCGTGCTTTCTCACCCGGTGCCATGCGCGAGTATGTGGACTGGCTGACCGAAGCCAAGACCGAGTCGACTCGCCTGCGCCGCCTGGCACAGGCTGTGGAATGGATCGCCGAGGGCAAGCAGCGCAACTGGAAATACACGAACTGTTAG
- a CDS encoding efflux RND transporter periplasmic adaptor subunit, translating to MKYPFNKKQTLVMIAILLIGALLAALIVVRKPAQPRHDDHEEHGEHADTAQVDHGGKPHQEVAVPARGPHGGKLFVSQGYGLELTILDHSAGPQFRIFTYQDGKPLDPPATKATLTLERLGRAPQTIRFTREEDYLRGDAIVGEPHSFKVAIAAQSGGKTYRFAYEQVEARVTMSETQTAQNGIDVHTAGPARIKSVLKLNGEIQLNADRTVHVAPRLAGMVESVSANAGQTVRKGQVLAVLSSQELAGERSALLAAQHRLALARSVFERERTLWQQKITAEQDYQQARAALQEADIATQSARQKLDALGVGAGSLKQLARYEVRAPIDGVITQKTVAAGESVKEEASLFVVADMSTVWAELSVSARDLETIRQGQGATVRAGAADTVASGTISYVSALVGEQTRAAKARVVLPNPKGVWRPGLPVTVDVVAAELTVPVAVLVEAIQTVNEQPAVFGRYGDHFEARPLVLGRSDGESVEVVSGLLPGEKYAAKNSFLIKADLGKAGASHDH from the coding sequence ATGAAATATCCTTTCAACAAAAAACAGACCCTCGTCATGATTGCCATCCTGCTCATTGGCGCCCTGCTGGCCGCTCTGATCGTGGTGCGCAAACCGGCCCAGCCCCGGCACGACGACCATGAGGAACACGGTGAGCATGCTGACACCGCCCAGGTCGACCATGGCGGCAAGCCGCACCAGGAAGTCGCCGTGCCCGCGCGCGGGCCCCACGGCGGCAAGCTGTTCGTCAGCCAAGGCTACGGCCTGGAGCTTACTATCTTGGACCACAGCGCCGGCCCGCAGTTCCGCATCTTTACCTACCAGGATGGCAAACCGCTCGATCCCCCGGCCACCAAGGCGACGCTGACCCTCGAACGCCTGGGCCGGGCGCCGCAAACCATCCGCTTCACACGCGAAGAAGACTATCTGCGCGGCGACGCTATCGTCGGCGAGCCGCATTCCTTCAAGGTGGCCATCGCGGCCCAGTCCGGCGGCAAGACTTACCGCTTCGCCTACGAACAGGTCGAAGCGCGGGTGACGATGTCGGAAACCCAAACGGCGCAGAACGGGATCGACGTCCACACCGCCGGCCCGGCACGCATCAAGAGCGTGCTCAAGCTCAATGGCGAGATCCAGCTCAACGCCGACCGCACGGTGCACGTGGCCCCGCGCCTGGCCGGGATGGTCGAATCGGTCAGCGCGAACGCGGGCCAGACGGTGCGCAAGGGCCAGGTGCTGGCGGTGCTGTCGAGCCAGGAACTGGCGGGCGAACGCAGTGCCTTGCTGGCGGCGCAGCATCGCCTTGCTCTGGCGCGCAGCGTGTTCGAGCGCGAACGCACCTTGTGGCAGCAGAAAATCACAGCGGAACAGGATTATCAGCAAGCCCGTGCGGCCCTGCAGGAAGCCGACATCGCCACCCAGAGCGCGCGCCAGAAGCTCGATGCGCTCGGTGTCGGCGCCGGCAGCCTGAAACAACTGGCGCGTTATGAAGTGCGTGCGCCGATCGATGGCGTGATCACCCAGAAAACCGTGGCCGCCGGCGAATCGGTGAAGGAAGAAGCCAGCCTGTTCGTGGTGGCCGACATGTCCACCGTCTGGGCCGAGCTTTCCGTGAGCGCGCGCGACCTCGAAACCATCCGCCAGGGCCAGGGCGCGACCGTGCGCGCGGGCGCCGCCGATACGGTCGCCAGCGGCACCATTTCCTATGTCAGCGCCCTGGTCGGCGAGCAGACCCGCGCCGCCAAGGCCCGCGTGGTCTTGCCCAATCCGAAGGGCGTGTGGCGGCCCGGCCTGCCGGTCACGGTGGATGTGGTCGCCGCCGAGCTCACCGTACCCGTGGCGGTGCTGGTCGAAGCGATCCAGACCGTGAACGAACAGCCCGCCGTGTTCGGCCGCTATGGCGACCATTTCGAAGCACGTCCACTGGTGCTCGGGCGCAGCGATGGCGAATCGGTCGAAGTCGTCAGCGGCTTGCTGCCCGGTGAAAAATATGCTGCGAAGAACAGCTTCCTGATCAAGGCCGACCTCGGCAAAGCCGGCGCCAGCCACGACCATTAA
- a CDS encoding CPBP family intramembrane glutamic endopeptidase, with the protein MTKPSLASRLMTNAVVRIILGMVLTFAAVPLTMIIAAKLVDKPYRIVWPQLLAAALVWFGYRFYVRRIEKRQPTELATAGMARELGSGLLLGAGLVALIFAVLAALGVYRVGGVNAPGIAILFPLAELVLVGMAEEMMFRGVVFGVTERSLGAKSAIIISALVFSLAHLPNDGTSVLAIAVIAAYGVLQAALYMRTRRLWVCIGTHVAWNYCVSQVFSSTVSGHAATDGLLRGKLVGNTMLTGGVFGVEGSLITLLLIAAAAAFCLRRAFASRA; encoded by the coding sequence ATGACCAAACCTTCCCTGGCCTCGCGCCTGATGACAAATGCCGTGGTCAGGATTATCCTCGGCATGGTGCTGACCTTTGCCGCGGTGCCGCTGACCATGATCATCGCCGCCAAACTGGTCGACAAGCCGTACCGCATCGTGTGGCCGCAACTGCTGGCCGCCGCGCTGGTGTGGTTCGGCTATCGCTTCTATGTCCGCCGTATTGAAAAACGCCAGCCGACCGAGCTGGCGACAGCGGGCATGGCGCGCGAACTCGGCAGCGGCCTGCTGCTCGGCGCCGGGCTGGTTGCGCTGATCTTTGCCGTGCTGGCCGCGTTGGGCGTCTATCGCGTCGGCGGCGTCAACGCGCCAGGCATCGCGATCCTGTTCCCGCTGGCCGAGCTCGTGCTCGTCGGCATGGCCGAGGAAATGATGTTTCGCGGCGTGGTATTCGGCGTCACCGAACGTTCCTTGGGCGCCAAGTCCGCCATCATCATCTCGGCGCTGGTGTTCAGCCTGGCTCACCTGCCCAATGACGGCACCTCGGTGCTGGCAATTGCCGTGATTGCGGCCTACGGCGTGCTGCAAGCCGCGCTCTACATGCGGACGCGCCGCCTGTGGGTCTGCATCGGCACCCACGTCGCGTGGAACTACTGCGTCAGCCAGGTGTTCTCGTCGACCGTGTCGGGCCATGCAGCCACCGATGGCCTGCTGCGCGGCAAGCTAGTCGGCAATACCATGTTGACCGGCGGCGTATTCGGCGTCGAAGGCTCGCTGATTACCCTGCTGCTGATTGCGGCCGCCGCAGCGTTCTGCCTGCGCCGGGCCTTTGCCAGCCGCGCATGA
- a CDS encoding LysR family transcriptional regulator — MSLPDLNLLITLDVLLAEGSVARAARRLRLSPSAMSRALARLRDTTGDPLLVRAGRGLVPTPRAIALREQVGQLVHDGVAALRPVDKLDLAQLSRTFTIRTREGFVENFGAELLTRLRADSPGVRLRFVPKPDKDSTGLRDGSVDLETGVIGKDTGPEVRTQALFRDRLVGVVRVGHALAEGEITPSRYAAGEHIGVARRGGEKGPVDEALLPLGLERTIAVTVAGFSPALALARGSDLVATVPERHTGLLRHGMHSFALPVPLPEFTVSMLWHPRLDADPAHRWLRAHVRAVCGAQH; from the coding sequence ATGTCCCTGCCCGACCTCAATCTGCTGATCACCCTCGACGTCCTGCTGGCCGAAGGCAGCGTCGCCCGTGCGGCGCGCCGTCTGCGCCTCAGCCCCTCGGCCATGAGCCGCGCGCTGGCCCGCCTGCGCGACACCACCGGCGACCCGCTGCTGGTACGGGCCGGACGCGGCCTGGTGCCGACCCCGCGCGCCATCGCGCTGCGCGAGCAGGTTGGCCAGCTGGTGCACGATGGCGTAGCCGCGCTGCGCCCGGTCGACAAGCTCGATCTGGCACAGTTGTCGCGCACGTTCACGATTCGCACACGCGAAGGTTTCGTCGAAAATTTCGGCGCCGAACTCCTCACCCGCCTGCGCGCCGATTCGCCCGGCGTGCGCCTGCGTTTCGTGCCCAAGCCGGACAAGGACAGTACGGGTTTGCGCGACGGCAGTGTCGACTTGGAGACGGGCGTCATTGGCAAGGACACCGGCCCCGAAGTGCGCACCCAGGCCCTGTTCCGCGACCGTTTGGTGGGCGTGGTGCGCGTCGGCCATGCGCTGGCCGAAGGCGAGATCACGCCGTCGCGCTATGCGGCCGGCGAGCACATCGGTGTCGCGCGCCGGGGCGGTGAAAAAGGCCCGGTCGACGAGGCCTTGTTGCCGCTGGGCCTGGAACGCACGATCGCCGTCACCGTGGCAGGCTTTTCCCCCGCGCTGGCGCTGGCACGGGGAAGCGACTTGGTCGCCACGGTCCCGGAACGGCACACCGGTCTGCTACGCCACGGCATGCACAGCTTCGCCCTGCCCGTTCCCCTGCCCGAATTCACCGTGTCGATGCTCTGGCATCCCCGGCTCGACGCCGATCCCGCCCACCGCTGGCTGCGCGCTCATGTCCGGGCGGTCTGCGGCGCGCAGCACTAG
- a CDS encoding ankyrin repeat domain-containing protein, which yields MKYLMTIAALAVAQLAHAAPPDPARLAEQLKGYYFDAARRGDVAMLKEFTSAAYDLNTRDEKGYTALILAAYHGQGAAVDLLIGAGADPCAGDKRGNTALMGAIFKGELRIARRLADTACQPNQRNLAGQTAAMYAALFQRSEILQALVERGADMKATDGAGNTPASLARGEFSQAQRQP from the coding sequence ATGAAATACCTGATGACCATTGCCGCGCTCGCCGTGGCGCAACTGGCGCACGCGGCGCCGCCCGACCCGGCGCGTCTGGCCGAACAGCTCAAGGGCTACTATTTTGACGCGGCCCGGCGGGGCGATGTCGCCATGCTCAAGGAATTCACCAGCGCGGCCTACGACCTGAATACGCGCGACGAGAAAGGCTACACGGCGCTCATCCTGGCCGCCTACCACGGCCAGGGCGCGGCGGTGGACCTGCTCATTGGCGCCGGGGCCGACCCATGCGCGGGCGACAAGCGCGGCAACACGGCCTTGATGGGCGCGATTTTCAAAGGCGAGTTGCGCATTGCGCGCCGCCTGGCCGATACCGCGTGCCAGCCGAACCAGCGCAATCTGGCCGGGCAGACGGCGGCGATGTACGCGGCCTTGTTCCAGCGCAGCGAGATCCTGCAAGCGCTGGTCGAGCGCGGTGCGGACATGAAAGCGACCGATGGCGCGGGCAACACTCCCGCCAGCCTGGCGCGCGGCGAATTCAGCCAGGCGCAACGCCAACCGTGA
- a CDS encoding TolC family protein, with protein MPEQPSPALPNDVSIPAPPANAGPAYGDPANTAAPLSLAGALARVLQANAGLRAGALEIDAQSGAVTQAGVAPNPELATLVEDARESTRITTVQLNVPIELGGKRTARINAAQLGQDAASAELAVKRNAVLASARAAFHDLLAAQQRQQIAGESLALANGALAAAAKRVLAGKNSPVDETRARIAASSVKVDLVQAAGELAAAKNRLAALWSGTGRDIGRAEGHLDRLPAQASLPQLMEQLKAAPALRLAHIELARRQALSQVERAGQVPDLTVSIGAKREQQAGRNQAVFGLAIPLPLFDRNQGKLHEALQRSEKARAELDGARARLSNELAQAHEALAVAREQAQMLNEDILPGAQSAYEAARTGFEYGKFNVIDVIDAQRTLLQARTQYLRALADAHRAAADIDSILGAPGAAQTVE; from the coding sequence TTGCCGGAGCAGCCATCGCCAGCTCTGCCCAATGACGTCAGCATTCCAGCGCCACCGGCGAACGCCGGACCGGCGTATGGCGACCCGGCGAACACTGCCGCCCCTCTGTCCCTGGCCGGCGCGCTGGCGCGCGTCCTGCAAGCGAACGCCGGCCTGCGCGCTGGCGCTCTTGAAATCGACGCCCAGTCCGGCGCCGTCACGCAGGCTGGCGTCGCCCCCAACCCGGAACTGGCCACCCTGGTCGAAGATGCGCGCGAATCGACCAGAATCACCACGGTGCAGCTGAACGTGCCGATCGAACTGGGCGGCAAGCGCACGGCGCGGATCAACGCCGCGCAACTCGGGCAGGATGCCGCCAGCGCCGAACTGGCCGTCAAGCGCAATGCCGTGCTCGCCTCCGCACGCGCCGCTTTCCACGACCTGCTCGCCGCCCAGCAACGGCAGCAAATCGCCGGCGAATCGCTCGCCCTTGCCAACGGCGCGCTCGCCGCCGCGGCCAAGCGCGTCCTGGCCGGCAAGAACTCGCCGGTCGATGAAACGCGTGCCCGCATCGCCGCATCCAGTGTCAAGGTCGACCTGGTCCAGGCTGCCGGCGAACTGGCCGCCGCAAAAAACCGCCTCGCCGCGCTCTGGAGCGGGACCGGGCGCGACATCGGCCGCGCCGAGGGCCACCTCGACCGGCTTCCCGCACAGGCTTCCCTGCCCCAACTCATGGAGCAACTCAAGGCCGCGCCCGCGTTGCGGCTGGCGCACATCGAACTGGCGCGCCGCCAAGCCTTGTCGCAAGTCGAACGGGCCGGCCAGGTTCCGGACCTCACCGTCAGCATCGGCGCCAAACGCGAGCAGCAAGCGGGCCGCAACCAGGCTGTTTTCGGCTTGGCCATTCCCCTGCCCCTGTTCGACCGCAACCAGGGCAAGCTGCACGAAGCGCTGCAACGCAGCGAAAAAGCCCGCGCCGAACTCGATGGCGCCCGCGCCCGGCTGAGCAACGAGCTGGCGCAGGCTCACGAAGCGCTGGCCGTCGCCCGTGAACAGGCCCAAATGCTGAACGAGGACATCCTGCCCGGTGCGCAAAGCGCCTACGAGGCTGCGCGCACCGGTTTTGAGTACGGCAAGTTCAATGTGATCGATGTGATCGATGCCCAGCGCACCTTGCTGCAGGCCCGCACCCAGTACCTGCGCGCCCTGGCGGACGCCCATCGCGCCGCCGCCGACATCGACAGCATCCTTGGCGCCCCTGGCGCCGCCCAGACAGTGGAGTAA
- a CDS encoding catalase produces the protein MAFAIAALISPFASAAPQLTRDNGAPVGDNQNSQTAGQNGPTLLQDVHLLQKLQRFDRERIPDRVVHARGTGAHGVFVASGDVSSLTRAKVFAKGSETPVFVRFSTVIHGNHSPETLRDPRGFATKFYTSEGNWDLVGNNLPIFFIRDAVKFPDMVHSLKPAPETNVQDPNRFFDFFSHQPESTHMLTQVYSDLGTPKGYRFMDGNSVHAYKFVNAAGTVNYVKFHWKSLQGIQSLTGPEASAVQGKDFNHATNDLVDAIKRKQFPRWELYVQVLKPSELARFDFDALDSTKIWPGVPETKLGTMTLNRNPANIFQETEQSAFAPSNLVPGIEPSEDKLLQGRVFSYADTQMYRLGPNALQLPINQPRVAVVNHYQDGAMNAGKRTGNVNYEPSRQSPLAVDADFKPSQLPLSGSTVQQRVTKTLNFRQAGEFYRSLPAQQQKNLVANLAGDLGQVKDEEVRYTMLSHFYKADAAYGTALAAALGDKVAQVASRAATLTD, from the coding sequence ATGGCATTCGCCATCGCGGCGCTGATCTCGCCCTTCGCCTCGGCGGCGCCGCAACTGACGCGCGACAATGGCGCTCCCGTCGGCGACAACCAGAACTCGCAAACGGCCGGCCAGAACGGCCCCACCCTGCTGCAAGATGTTCACCTGCTGCAAAAATTGCAGCGCTTCGACCGTGAACGCATTCCCGATCGCGTGGTCCATGCGCGCGGCACCGGCGCCCACGGCGTCTTCGTCGCCAGCGGCGATGTGTCGTCCCTGACCCGGGCCAAGGTGTTTGCCAAAGGTAGCGAAACCCCAGTGTTTGTGCGCTTCTCGACGGTTATCCACGGCAACCATTCGCCGGAAACCCTGCGCGATCCGCGCGGTTTTGCCACCAAGTTCTATACCAGCGAAGGCAACTGGGATCTGGTCGGCAATAACCTGCCGATTTTCTTCATCCGCGACGCCGTCAAGTTTCCGGACATGGTCCACTCGCTCAAGCCCGCGCCCGAGACCAATGTGCAAGACCCGAACCGCTTCTTCGACTTTTTCTCGCACCAGCCGGAATCGACGCACATGCTGACCCAGGTGTACTCCGACCTCGGTACGCCCAAAGGCTACCGTTTCATGGACGGAAACAGCGTGCATGCGTACAAATTCGTCAACGCCGCCGGCACGGTCAACTACGTCAAGTTCCACTGGAAGTCGCTGCAAGGCATCCAGAGCCTGACCGGCCCCGAGGCATCGGCCGTGCAGGGCAAGGACTTCAACCATGCCACCAACGACCTTGTCGACGCCATCAAGCGCAAGCAATTTCCGCGCTGGGAACTGTATGTGCAGGTGCTCAAACCTTCCGAACTGGCCAGATTCGATTTCGACGCGCTCGATTCGACCAAGATCTGGCCGGGTGTACCCGAGACCAAGCTCGGCACCATGACCTTGAACCGCAACCCGGCCAACATCTTCCAGGAAACCGAACAAAGCGCCTTCGCGCCATCGAATCTGGTGCCCGGCATCGAGCCGTCCGAAGACAAGCTGCTGCAAGGCCGCGTCTTCTCGTACGCCGATACCCAGATGTACCGCCTTGGCCCGAACGCCCTGCAATTGCCGATCAACCAGCCGCGCGTTGCGGTGGTCAATCACTACCAGGATGGCGCGATGAACGCCGGCAAGCGCACCGGCAATGTCAACTACGAGCCGAGCCGCCAGTCTCCGCTGGCCGTCGACGCCGACTTCAAGCCGAGCCAGCTTCCCCTGTCGGGCAGCACGGTGCAGCAGCGCGTCACCAAGACCTTGAACTTCCGTCAGGCGGGCGAGTTCTACCGCTCCTTGCCAGCGCAGCAGCAGAAAAACCTCGTGGCCAACCTCGCCGGCGACCTTGGCCAGGTCAAGGATGAGGAAGTACGCTACACGATGCTGTCGCACTTCTACAAGGCCGATGCCGCCTACGGAACGGCGCTCGCCGCCGCGCTGGGCGACAAGGTCGCGCAAGTCGCTTCGCGCGCCGCTACCCTGACCGACTGA
- a CDS encoding MarR family winged helix-turn-helix transcriptional regulator, with product MRHLIELLDGAVLQAYVDAGLDYRPRYTPVMRVLAQQQSATIGQLAELAGITQPAATQTVALMKTEGLLLVVAGGEDGRQRVVRLSPQGELLLPRLQACWQATKRAADSLDAELEFPLSACLAQAIAVLETRPFGERIRDAGKKPRTTT from the coding sequence TTGCGACATTTGATCGAACTGCTCGACGGCGCAGTCCTGCAAGCCTATGTAGACGCAGGCTTGGATTACCGGCCGCGCTACACGCCGGTGATGCGGGTACTGGCGCAGCAGCAAAGTGCGACCATCGGCCAGCTGGCCGAACTGGCGGGCATCACCCAGCCGGCGGCAACCCAAACGGTGGCACTGATGAAGACGGAAGGCTTGCTGCTGGTTGTCGCCGGTGGCGAGGATGGCAGGCAGCGCGTGGTGCGCCTCAGCCCCCAGGGTGAGCTACTGCTGCCGCGCCTGCAAGCGTGCTGGCAGGCGACCAAACGCGCGGCGGACAGCCTCGATGCGGAACTGGAATTTCCCTTGTCGGCATGCCTGGCGCAAGCCATCGCGGTCCTCGAGACGCGCCCCTTCGGCGAGCGCATCCGCGACGCCGGCAAAAAACCACGGACAACCACCTGA
- a CDS encoding RNA polymerase sigma factor: protein MNKTRNTTPQDELYRQAVETFGREVGRFVAGYERDNAKRQDLMQEVHLALWQSMAGFKGQCSLRTWVYRVAHNIGATHVQRSMRSVERYSKDLDDIALHVDERADMVVTDRRLDLERVMTLIHSLAALDRELMLLYLEGLDAASISEITGLSARNVATKVHRIKSMLSNRLGNRSTP, encoded by the coding sequence ATGAACAAAACCAGGAATACGACACCGCAGGATGAGCTGTACAGGCAAGCGGTGGAAACGTTTGGACGCGAGGTCGGGCGCTTTGTGGCCGGATACGAGCGCGACAACGCAAAGCGGCAAGATTTGATGCAAGAGGTTCACCTGGCTTTATGGCAGAGCATGGCCGGTTTCAAGGGCCAATGCTCGCTGCGCACGTGGGTGTACAGGGTGGCGCACAATATCGGCGCCACCCATGTCCAGCGCAGCATGCGTTCGGTCGAGCGCTATTCAAAGGATCTGGACGATATTGCGCTTCACGTCGACGAGCGTGCGGACATGGTCGTGACGGACCGCCGCCTTGATCTGGAGCGCGTGATGACCCTGATTCACTCGCTCGCAGCGCTCGACCGCGAACTCATGCTGCTGTACCTGGAGGGGCTCGACGCCGCCAGCATCAGCGAAATCACCGGACTGTCGGCTCGCAACGTCGCCACCAAGGTCCACCGAATCAAATCAATGCTGAGCAATCGACTTGGCAACAGGAGTACACCATGA